The Chitinophagaceae bacterium nucleotide sequence TTGCTGCCAGTTGATAAATGAGTTTACCAACAGCTGTACTCCCGGTATAAAACACATGATCGAAATGAAAGTTATTCATCATTTCAGGAATCACCTGTGCACCATCGCCCTGTACATACAGTATATATTCAGGCGGAAATACTTCGTTGATAATTTTTGCATTAACAGCAGCTGTATTCGGAGCAAACTCACTTGGCTTTACTACCACACAATTACCTGCAGCAATAGCACCAACAAGCGGAGTAAATAAAAGTTGCAACGGATAATTCCACGGACCAATAATTAGCACAACACCCAATGGTTCCCTGTATACATAACTTGATGAAGGCATGTTCAGCAGATTGGTGCCCACTTTTTCCGGCTGCATCCAGTTCTTCAGATTCTTTAATGTTGCGTTTATTTCAGCAATGAGGAAACCGGTTTCTGTTACCCAACTTTCTTCCGGGCTTTTTTTCAGATCGGCATACAATGCATCATGCAGTTCATTTTCATACTTCAGAATTGCATCCTTCAGTTTTATCAACTGCTCCTTCCGAAAATTATACGAACGGGTTTTGCCACTGTTATAGCAGCTCCGCATGTTTTCTAACTGTTGCATAACTTATTTTTAACTGGCATTACAATACCGTTATTCAAACAAAAGCAAATACGTCCTACTGCAATTGTAATTAGCTCCTCAAATTAAGAATTAAACAAACAGTTCAGTTGAAAAAGAACAGCCTGCTACATGATATAACAAGGATTTAAAAAAGTAACTTTATTCTATGACAGATGAATATTTCATGAAGCAGGCATTAAAAGAAGCGCAGATTGCCTATGAAGAAGGGGAAGTGCCAGTTGGTGCAATAGTGGTCATTGATGGCAAGCTCGTTGCCCGTGGACATAATATGACGGAGAAGCTGAACGACCCAACCGCCCATGCTGAAATGATTGCACTGACTTCGGCATTCAGTCATATTGGTGCCAAGTATTTACCGGAAGCAACTTTGTATGTTACAGTTGAACCCTGCCTCATGTGTGCCGGTGCTTTGTACTGGGGTAAGGTAAAGCGGATTGTTTGGGGAGCGGATGATGAAAAAAACGGACATCAGCGCATTACAAAAGATGAATCTCCTTTTCATCAAAAGGCTGAAGTAACCAAAGGAGTTCTGAAAGAAGACTGTGCAAGGCTGATGAAAGATTTTTTTGCATCAAAACGATAACCATATGGCAAAAGCAGCATCTAAAACAGTAACCGTTACACATCCTGAAACAGGAACAGAAAGGAAATTTGATGCCGCCATCTACGAACCATTTAAGGCGGCGATTCTGCAAAGCCTCAAAGGCAGCAAAGGCAAAACCTTTACAGATCTTACGGATGATGTGGTAAAGATCATCCGCAAAAAATGCCCGGCTTTACCAAATCAATTCCCTGGTATACGATCTCCATTCGCCTCGATCTGGAAACAAGAGGCATTGTAGAGACCTTTGTTGAAAAAGGAAAGAAGCTGAACAGGCTAAAAAGCTGATTTTCGAAATAAGGAAGAATTCACTTTTTATGAACAGGGGTTTAACATTCTGTCTGTACATTTGTTGTCCTTTCAATAATCAATTTAAAAATTAATTCTATGGCATTTACATTAGCACCTCTTCCATACGCACACGACGCACTGGAACCCCATATCGATACATTAACCATGCAGATCCATCATGGTAAACATCACCAGGCTTATGTTGATAATCTCAATAAAGCAGTTGCAGGTACAAACAACGAAAGCAAAACATTGGAACAGTTAGTTGCTGTTGCCGGAACCATTTCTCCTGCTGTACGTAATAACGGTGGTGGTCACTGGAACCATACTTTTTTCTGGGAATCATTAGCACCTAATGCAGGTGGAGCTCCAACAGGTGCTTTAGCTGATGCAATCAACGCAGCTTTTGGTTCTTTCGATGCATTCAAAGAAAAGTTTGCAGCAGCAGGTATGACCCGTTTCGGAAGCGGCTGGGCATGGTTGATTGTAAAAGATGGCAAACTCGAAGTAAGTTCAACTCCCAATCAGGATAATCCATTAATGGATGTAGCTGAAGTAAAAGGCACTCCAATTCTTGGTGCTGATGTGTGGGAACATGCATACTACCTGAAATACCAGAACCGTCGTGCAGATTATTTAGCAGCTTTCTGGAATGTTGTAAACTGGAGCAAAGTAGCTGAAAGATTAAACCGCTGATGATATGATTCAATGATGATAATGATAAGGCTGTCTGTAAATCAGACAGCCTTATTTATTTTATGAACCTGTGGTTTGAAAAATCATTCGCATCAATTCATCAGCTTCATCTGCGGTTTTTCTTCCAGCATCCTTCCACATGATCATCCACCATTCCTGTTGCCTGCATAAAAGCATAACAGATGGTTGAGCCAACAAACTTGAATCCACGCTTCAGCAGGTCTTTACTCATAGCATCAGAGATGGCTGTTTTCGCCGCAACATCTCCCATTGCCTTTACTTTGTTTACAAGGGGTTTACCTCCAACAAACTGCCAGATGTAGTTATCAAAACTTCCAAACTCTTTCTGCACTTCAAGAAATGCTTTGGCGTTGAGTACAAAGGCATTTACTTTTAAACGGTTGCGAACAATGCCTTCATCCAATAACAAAGCTTCTTTCTTTTTATCGGTGTACTTCGCTATTTTCTTTGCGTCAAAATTGTCGAATGCCTTGCGGTAGTTTTCCCGTTTTTTCAAAATAGTGTACCAGCTCAGCCCTGCCTGTGCACCTTCAAGACAAAGCATTTCAAATAAATTCCGGTCATCATGTTGCGGCGTTCCCCACTCTTCATCATGATACTTCATATACAATTCATCTTTTAAACACCAGCTGCAACGGATTTTTTCTTTAGTCATGATTTATAGATAATAAATAGCAAAGTAAGTAATTTAGATGTCTGATTTGAATGAAACATGATCCGAAAAGCAACACATGCAGATTTTAATTTCATGTTCTACCTGTATATGCATCCGCAGGTAAACCCTTTCCTGTTATATGAACCGATGAATGCTGAAAACTTTCTTACGGTTTTTAATGATCTTGAGAAAAAGGGAGTGCTGTATATTTTTGAAGATCAACAGGAATCAATCGGCATGTTTAAACTTGTTCCTCAACATTACCGCAATACACATATCGTTTACCTGGGAGGAATTGCAATTGATCCTGAACATACAGGGAAGGGGCATGGGTTACAAATGATGGAAGAAATAAAAGTCTATGCAAAGAAGAACGGTTTTCTGAGGATTGAATTAACAGTTGCGACAACCAATGAAAAAGCCATTCAGTTATATCTTAAAGCAGGCTTTCATCATGAAGGAGTGTTGAAAAAATATACCTACTTAAAAAGTAAAGATCATTTTGTTGATGAAGCCGTGATGGCTTACCTGTTCTGATCAGGGAACAGGATCATAACCACTTCCTCCCCAAGGATGACATTTGCTGATGCGTTTTACACTCAGCCAGAAACCTTTAATAGGGCCATACTTCTTAAATGCTTCCAGTGAATAATGACTGCAGGTGGGTGTATAGCGACACTTGGGACCAATGGCCGGGCTGATGACATACTGATAAAACTTTATCAGTACAATAAAAGGAAAACTAAGAATTTGCTTCAATACTTTCATCAGCGATGGCTATTACTTTTTGCAAAACTACAGTCATCTTTTCAAAGATGAGGTTATAAGCAGGCAACTCTCTGCCTGTATAAATAACAAACAGGTTCAGTTGTATTTTCTTCAGCGTCACTTTATCTTTCAATTCGTTTTTCTGCAAACGGTACGCTTCCCGTAACAACCGTTTTATCCGGTTACGATCAACCGCCTTTTTAAAATTTCTTGTACTTACACCCACGCCAAATTGTAATGCAGCAATAGAATTTTCTTTCTTCAGGTCTGCATCGAATGAATAATAAACCCGCAAAGGAGAAACAGAAAATGTTTTCCCTTCTTTGAACAGCTGTTCAATCTGCTTGCGGCTTTTGAGCCGTTCTGTTTTACCGAGTGTATATCGTTGTGTTTGCTCCAATTCTGTAAAAATAAAAAAGTCTCCCGTTAAAGCGGGAGACTCAGAATATCTTCAATAAGAAAAATACTTATTTCTTAACGCCACGCTCACTGCTTACGCTGAGCTTATGACGACCCTTTGCCCGGCGGCTTGCCAATACCTTGCGGCCATTAGCATCCTGCATACGTCTGCGGAAACCATGTGTGGTTTTTCTGCGACGCTTCGAAGGTTGGTATGTACGTTTTTGTGCCATTGTTTTCTGTTTTACTTCTTTAAAAATACCGGGGAGAAACCGGAAATTTCAAGTCACCCAGTGGGAACACCACTTCCCGCTGTTTGTGAAAGGACGGCAAAGGTAGGGGAAACAGGCCAAAATACAGGGCTTTAAACGAAGAAAATATGCCTGTGCCTGTCTTTTCTAGAATATCATCTCTCCAACTCCACATGCTCCGACTTTACCTCTTCACCATAAAACAACCGGGCATGGTTATTAAAATCAAGGGCTGAATCTGTTGTAAAAAATTGACGATTTCTCTTCTTTGTTAACTGCTCTTCCATTTCCGGATGTCGGTTCAGATAATCGGCTAAACTTTCAGCCACAATCTTCCCCTGCGAAAGCAGCTGAACACCGGCAGGTAAATACTGCTGAATCTTTTTACTCAGCAAAGGGTAGTGCGTGCAACCAAGTAATGCCGTATCAATTTTGCCCGATTGATTGAGCAAGGCTTCCACATATTCTTTTACGAAATAATCTGCACCTCCACTTTCATGTTCATTATTCTCAATCAGCGGAACCCACATGGGACAGGCCTGTTGAAACACCTTTATGTCGGGGTAAAACTTATTGATCTCTATTTCATAAGACTCAGATTGAACAGTGCCGGCAGTTGCCAATACACCCACCTGCCTGGTTTTGCTGTACTGCCCAATCACTTCTGCAGTTGGACGGATAACACCCAATACCCTGTTTTCAGGATTCAATCGTTGCAGATCATTCTGCTGAATGGTTCGTAATGCTTTTGCTGAAGCTGTATTGCAGGCAAGTATCACCAACGGGCAACCCTGCTTGAAAAACCATTCCACACATTCTAATGTATAACGGTACACAGTTTCAAAGCTTCTGGTGCCATAAGGAGCACGTGCATTATCTCCTAAGTAGATGTAATCATACTGCGGTAACTGCTGTACAATTTCCTGCATTACGGTTAAGCCGCCATAGCCTGAATCAAATATGCCGATGGGTCCTGTTTGCATAGATGCAAAATACTGATTCGCCATTTATTTTTAGACGTAGTGTTTGTTCAAATATAAAGTGCTCAGTTAAATTAGCTTCGCAGTACACGTAAGCACAAAAAAATCCCCCGCTTACGGCGGGGGATCAATATCATTTTACTTCTGAAATTATTTAGCAGGTGCTGGTGCTGTTTCAGGTATTTTTAAATACTTCTTTACCAAAGGAAGTAAATCATCTGTTGTTGGTGTTACCAACAACGCTTCCCTTGAAAAAACATAAGCATAACCATTCGTTTTTGCTACAGCCTGAATTGCATCCAGAGCTAATTTTTGTACAGGAGCATATACTTCCTGCTCTTTTGCCTGCAGCCACTGTTGTGCTTTTGTTGAGTATTGTTGTACATCTTCAGCTAATTTCTGATACTCGCTGAATTTGATATCTTTTTTTGCCTGTGTCCATTTTGCAGAATCAGTACGGATGATGCTGTCTTTTTCATTGTACTCACGAATCATTTCTGCATACACCATGTTCAGAGAATCCTGCAGTTTCTGCATTTTTTCCTGGGCCTTTTTTGTTTCCGGCATCACACTCAGTAATTCTCCTGTATTAATGTGACCCAATTTTTGCGCATTTACTGTTACAGCACTTCCCATTAATACTATAACTGCAAGAACAATAACTCTTTTCATTTTAAATCGGTTTGTTTTAATTTAAGTGTACTGACTCCCTCTTTTGGTTGCAAACACTGGTGGCTTTTGATTAAAGTTTAACACCTAAGATCTTCAGCACATCATCGCTTTTGTCCAGTTTTGGGTCGGCAAATATAACGGTAATTCCTTCACTTTTGTCCAAAATAAAATCGTATAACCTTTCAGTAGCCAGCTTCTGTACGGCGTTGTACACCTTATCCTGTATAGGTTTTACCAGTTCCTGCTTTTTTCGGAAATAATCACCTTCAAAGCCAAAACGCCTTTTTTGAAGGTCACGAACCTGTTTTTCTTTATTAAAAATTTCGTCTTCTCTTTTTTTCAGTAATTCCGGGGTTAACATGGCCCTTTCAGCATCTAACTGGCGGTACATTTTATCCAGGTCGGCCTGCATCAGGTCAATTTCTTTCTGCCAGGCATCTGCCATCTCTTCCAGCTTTTTATTGGCGTCTTTATATTCAGGAATTTTTCCAAGAATATACTTGGTGTCAATAATGCCATAACGTTGCGCCGTAGCGGTAAATGAAGTAAGAAATAAACTAAAAGCGACAATTAATGCTGTTTTCATACTATTTCAATTTATTGTATTTCTCCCTTTAGGGTTGGGGCTTTATTCCGGTTCAAAGCCAAGCATAAAGGTAAACTTACTCATATCTCTGAGTCTTGCACCCGGGAATGCCCTGTCTAAACCAATACCATAATCAAAACCAAGTAAACCAAACATTGGCAGGAAGAAACGCATACCTAAACCGGCACTTCTGCGGAGTTTAAATGGATTGTAATCCTTGATATCATACCATCCGTTGGCCGCTTCAAAAAACGCAAGCCCAAAGATTGTACTGCTTGGATTGGTACTTAACGGGTAACGCATTTCTAAACTGTACTTATTGAAGATAGTAAAGAATGTATTGGCTGAAGTTTGGTTGGCGTTATTGATCTTGGGGTTTGAATTATCATACACCGGATACCCCCTGTGTGCAATAA carries:
- a CDS encoding nucleoside deaminase, translated to MTDEYFMKQALKEAQIAYEEGEVPVGAIVVIDGKLVARGHNMTEKLNDPTAHAEMIALTSAFSHIGAKYLPEATLYVTVEPCLMCAGALYWGKVKRIVWGADDEKNGHQRITKDESPFHQKAEVTKGVLKEDCARLMKDFFASKR
- a CDS encoding superoxide dismutase, with product MAFTLAPLPYAHDALEPHIDTLTMQIHHGKHHQAYVDNLNKAVAGTNNESKTLEQLVAVAGTISPAVRNNGGGHWNHTFFWESLAPNAGGAPTGALADAINAAFGSFDAFKEKFAAAGMTRFGSGWAWLIVKDGKLEVSSTPNQDNPLMDVAEVKGTPILGADVWEHAYYLKYQNRRADYLAAFWNVVNWSKVAERLNR
- a CDS encoding DNA-3-methyladenine glycosylase I: MTKEKIRCSWCLKDELYMKYHDEEWGTPQHDDRNLFEMLCLEGAQAGLSWYTILKKRENYRKAFDNFDAKKIAKYTDKKKEALLLDEGIVRNRLKVNAFVLNAKAFLEVQKEFGSFDNYIWQFVGGKPLVNKVKAMGDVAAKTAISDAMSKDLLKRGFKFVGSTICYAFMQATGMVDDHVEGCWKKNRR
- a CDS encoding GNAT family N-acetyltransferase produces the protein MIRKATHADFNFMFYLYMHPQVNPFLLYEPMNAENFLTVFNDLEKKGVLYIFEDQQESIGMFKLVPQHYRNTHIVYLGGIAIDPEHTGKGHGLQMMEEIKVYAKKNGFLRIELTVATTNEKAIQLYLKAGFHHEGVLKKYTYLKSKDHFVDEAVMAYLF
- the yidD gene encoding membrane protein insertion efficiency factor YidD, which translates into the protein MKVLKQILSFPFIVLIKFYQYVISPAIGPKCRYTPTCSHYSLEAFKKYGPIKGFWLSVKRISKCHPWGGSGYDPVP
- the rnpA gene encoding ribonuclease P protein component codes for the protein MEQTQRYTLGKTERLKSRKQIEQLFKEGKTFSVSPLRVYYSFDADLKKENSIAALQFGVGVSTRNFKKAVDRNRIKRLLREAYRLQKNELKDKVTLKKIQLNLFVIYTGRELPAYNLIFEKMTVVLQKVIAIADESIEANS
- the rpmH gene encoding 50S ribosomal protein L34; translated protein: MAQKRTYQPSKRRRKTTHGFRRRMQDANGRKVLASRRAKGRHKLSVSSERGVKK
- the murI gene encoding glutamate racemase; translated protein: MQTGPIGIFDSGYGGLTVMQEIVQQLPQYDYIYLGDNARAPYGTRSFETVYRYTLECVEWFFKQGCPLVILACNTASAKALRTIQQNDLQRLNPENRVLGVIRPTAEVIGQYSKTRQVGVLATAGTVQSESYEIEINKFYPDIKVFQQACPMWVPLIENNEHESGGADYFVKEYVEALLNQSGKIDTALLGCTHYPLLSKKIQQYLPAGVQLLSQGKIVAESLADYLNRHPEMEEQLTKKRNRQFFTTDSALDFNNHARLFYGEEVKSEHVELER
- a CDS encoding OmpH family outer membrane protein, producing MKRVIVLAVIVLMGSAVTVNAQKLGHINTGELLSVMPETKKAQEKMQKLQDSLNMVYAEMIREYNEKDSIIRTDSAKWTQAKKDIKFSEYQKLAEDVQQYSTKAQQWLQAKEQEVYAPVQKLALDAIQAVAKTNGYAYVFSREALLVTPTTDDLLPLVKKYLKIPETAPAPAK
- a CDS encoding OmpH family outer membrane protein gives rise to the protein MKTALIVAFSLFLTSFTATAQRYGIIDTKYILGKIPEYKDANKKLEEMADAWQKEIDLMQADLDKMYRQLDAERAMLTPELLKKREDEIFNKEKQVRDLQKRRFGFEGDYFRKKQELVKPIQDKVYNAVQKLATERLYDFILDKSEGITVIFADPKLDKSDDVLKILGVKL